CTTGGCGAAGTTGATGGAGATGTTCTCCGTCAGGCGATCCTGGCCGCCGGAGCCGCCGGTGGAGATCGAGGAGACGAGGCAGTCGCTGAGCTTCAGCTTCAGGTACTCCAGCGGCTTCTCCCCCGCCTTGCGCACCACGAGATTCATCTCCTTGATGTGCTGCCCGTTGCAGCACGCCTTCAAAAGCGGCGGACTGGCGAGGTCGATGTACTTGGTGATGCTGATATCCTGCACGTTCACCTTGCCGGCGCCGCCCCCCCCGCCGGTGTGGGTGTTGCCCGACTGGGTCGCTCCCCAGCTCCAGGCAAGGATGTCGATCTCGTCCTTGTGCCCCTCTACGAACGACTCCCCTTTTATGCCGTCGACCTTCAGAAACATATCTACTGCCATGGCGTTTCCTCCTTTGGGGGCGCCGCGCGCCCCGATTTGTGTACAACGCGTCTATGACGACTTGCTGCAGCGGTCTTATCGACTTCACACCCGGATTCAGCTCCCCTGCGCAGGGAGGTTGGCGACGAGTCTCAACGACACGGCCAGCTCGTCGAGCTGGTAATGCGGCTTCAGGAAAGCGATGGCGCGGTACGATCCGGGCTGCCCCGGAATCTCCGTCACGTCGACGCGCGCCTCGCTGAGCGGATACTGCGCCTTCATCTCCTGGCCGGCGTTCTGGTCCAGCAGCACGAACTTGGAGATCCAGCGATTGAGGTAGTCCTCCGCCCCCTTGCGGGTCAGGAAGGAGCCCACCTTCGCGCGCATCATCGCCTTCAGGTAGTGGGCAAAGCGCGACACTGCCATGATGTACTGCAGCTGCGAGGAGAGCTTGGCGTTGGAGGAGGCGTCGTCGGTGGCGTAGACCTGCGCCTTGTTCACGGTCTGGGTGCTGAAGAAGGCGGCGTAGTCGGTGTTTTTGCAGTGCACCAGCGGAATGAAGCCAAGATCCGCGAGCTCCTTTTCGCGCCGGTCCGTGATGGCGATCTCCGTCGGGCACTTCAGCGCCACGTCCCCTTCGTCCGTCTTGAAGGTGTGCACCGGCAGACCCTGCACGAGCCCCCCTCCCTCGACCCCGCGGATGGCGGCGCACCAGCGATACTTGGAGAAGGCGTCGGTGAGCTTCGAGCCGAGAGCCCAGGCGGCATTCCCCCACAGGTACTTGCCGTGATCGGTGCCGTCGACGTTCTCCTCGAAGTCGAAGGACTCCACCGGTACGTTGGCCCGGCCGTAGGGGAGGCGCATGAGGATGTGCGGCAGGGCGAGCGCCACGTAGCGGGAGTCCTCGGAGTCGCGGAACGACTTCCACTTCGCGTAATCGACGCTCTGAAAGATCTTCGAGAGGTCGCGCGGGCCGGAGAGCTCCGAGAAGGAGTCCCAGTTGAACATGGAGGGGGACGCGGCGGAGACAAAGGGGGCGTGCGCCGCTGCAGCAACCTCCGAGACCTTCTCCAGGAGCGCCACGTCCTGGGGCCCGGCCCCGAACTCGTAGTCGCCGATGAGCGCGCCGTAGGAGGAGCCCCCGAAGGTGCCGAACTCGTCCTCGTAGATCTTCTTGAAGAGGGTGGACTGGTCAAACTCGCTCGCCTTCTCCATGTCCTTCAGGAGGTCCTTTTTCGCGATATTCATGACGCGGATCTTCAGCATCTCCCCGGTCTCGCTCTGGTCCACCAGGTACCTGAGCCCCCGCCATGAGGCTTCCAGGCGCTGGAATTCGTCGTGGTGCATGATCTCGTTCAGCTGCTGGGAGATGAGGGCATCGATCTGCGCGATGCGGGCGTTGATCATGAGCTCGGTGTCCTTCGAGACGGTCACCGCCCCTTCCATGACCTGCTTCACGAATTCGCCGAGTATGTCGCGGGCCCACCCCTTCTGGTTGTCGTCGCGGGCCAGGCGCCCTTCCTGGATGATCTGGTCCAGCAGGGAGACCTGCAGCGCGCTCTCCTCCTGAACCTCGCTTAGTGGTGCGTTTTCCACTTCTGGCATAGTATCCTCCGCAAATTTGAGGTTCTTCCGGGAATTCCGGGGAACCGGCATCTGTCGCCCCTCCAGCGAGGAGGGCAGGCTATTTCGTTCCCCCCTTTGCGAAGGGGGGGACGCGAGGCCTTCTGCGGCGTTCTATTAAGACAAACAACGGCTTCCGCAGATTCCCGGAAGAACCAGATTGAGCCGTTATTCGGTACTGTCGGCCGGTGCATCGACGGAGACCCCCGCCTCGCTCCCCAGCTTCTGGAGCGCGTCGGTGCTGGAAATGGCCTCCT
The DNA window shown above is from Geomonas sp. RF6 and carries:
- a CDS encoding Hcp family type VI secretion system effector, which codes for MAVDMFLKVDGIKGESFVEGHKDEIDILAWSWGATQSGNTHTGGGGGAGKVNVQDISITKYIDLASPPLLKACCNGQHIKEMNLVVRKAGEKPLEYLKLKLSDCLVSSISTGGSGGQDRLTENISINFAKFEVVYTAQDAKGAEGGKMPFAFDVKANKVC
- the tssC gene encoding type VI secretion system contractile sheath large subunit, giving the protein MPEVENAPLSEVQEESALQVSLLDQIIQEGRLARDDNQKGWARDILGEFVKQVMEGAVTVSKDTELMINARIAQIDALISQQLNEIMHHDEFQRLEASWRGLRYLVDQSETGEMLKIRVMNIAKKDLLKDMEKASEFDQSTLFKKIYEDEFGTFGGSSYGALIGDYEFGAGPQDVALLEKVSEVAAAAHAPFVSAASPSMFNWDSFSELSGPRDLSKIFQSVDYAKWKSFRDSEDSRYVALALPHILMRLPYGRANVPVESFDFEENVDGTDHGKYLWGNAAWALGSKLTDAFSKYRWCAAIRGVEGGGLVQGLPVHTFKTDEGDVALKCPTEIAITDRREKELADLGFIPLVHCKNTDYAAFFSTQTVNKAQVYATDDASSNAKLSSQLQYIMAVSRFAHYLKAMMRAKVGSFLTRKGAEDYLNRWISKFVLLDQNAGQEMKAQYPLSEARVDVTEIPGQPGSYRAIAFLKPHYQLDELAVSLRLVANLPAQGS